A genomic segment from Alistipes senegalensis JC50 encodes:
- a CDS encoding InlB B-repeat-containing protein — protein sequence MSSVTRSVDETTIRDLNFYLCDDNGGIILHRYQTSATLRFECLPGSYRIRIAANMGRDLGENPASEDFTVSHADEYDVLPMAYEGDITIIPSADGALTLPAVEVQRCVAKISYHITVAPAVADIELRSVQLLSVPRSVSVFDMAAAPSDNPDDYTDCPETELLGQQAVGDCYLLPNMQGIVALITDQRQKNPENAPANASYLLIRAVRGSKVLAYYIYLGGNNTSDFNVRANVHYRFNISILGDNEVDTRISSYAVNVHDTYEENAIGGYCVYNPSQMLAVEIDGSPAPLTLRGHIDVIQGDAGSFCLNGSPIGDGCELTLTEQPGPNVFSVNYKPEIYTAANSQVACTVTVGDDAGFAQSFDIGHRFANRLDVYIHPATAENGNGTAAVAGALYDAETSSLTHDRVVLCHEKGCTLTAVPDAGYRFEGWYASSDYRTLLSTSASYAYVPTSPEAAIFPKFRTDVQPLEAELTPPSALVVGVSAQCNLTLSGTDSPDPMTAFLTCSDPQIMFTFPNGERITSGSAVSLLSGTHGISFTPRAAGSLTVTLRVTDGFGQSVERSFTQEVRYPKSTALLRTQASAYPYSNSPMTLTVSSKEYEGDYTVSCTVTGEECQVVYNDSVLQPDECITLRAGTHTFTATSYSSGRSTFVFTVTDSYGQSTTARGSITWK from the coding sequence ATGTCTTCCGTAACCCGCTCGGTGGATGAAACGACCATCCGGGACCTGAACTTCTACCTCTGCGACGACAACGGCGGGATCATCCTACACCGTTACCAGACCTCTGCGACACTGCGTTTCGAGTGCCTGCCGGGCAGCTACAGGATACGTATTGCCGCCAATATGGGACGCGACTTGGGTGAAAATCCGGCATCGGAAGATTTCACCGTGTCGCATGCCGACGAGTACGATGTATTGCCTATGGCCTATGAGGGCGATATAACGATAATTCCCTCGGCAGACGGGGCGCTGACGCTGCCTGCCGTCGAAGTCCAACGTTGCGTGGCGAAAATCTCCTATCACATTACCGTTGCTCCGGCCGTTGCCGACATCGAACTGCGTTCCGTGCAGCTTCTTTCCGTACCGCGTTCGGTATCCGTGTTCGATATGGCGGCTGCACCGTCGGATAATCCGGACGACTATACGGACTGCCCGGAAACTGAACTTTTGGGACAGCAGGCCGTAGGCGACTGTTATCTACTGCCGAACATGCAAGGTATTGTTGCCTTGATTACCGACCAGCGGCAGAAGAACCCGGAAAATGCTCCCGCGAATGCTTCGTATCTGCTGATCCGCGCTGTGCGCGGGTCGAAAGTATTGGCTTATTATATTTACCTCGGAGGAAACAACACCTCGGATTTCAATGTCCGGGCGAACGTACACTACCGGTTCAATATTTCGATCTTGGGCGACAACGAAGTCGATACCCGTATAAGCAGCTATGCCGTTAACGTGCACGATACCTACGAGGAAAATGCAATCGGCGGCTACTGTGTCTACAATCCGTCTCAGATGCTCGCCGTCGAGATCGACGGGAGTCCTGCGCCTTTGACGTTGCGGGGACATATCGATGTCATTCAGGGCGATGCCGGATCGTTCTGCCTGAACGGCTCTCCCATAGGCGATGGTTGCGAGCTTACGCTCACGGAGCAGCCCGGCCCCAATGTCTTCAGCGTGAACTACAAACCGGAGATTTATACGGCTGCGAACTCGCAGGTCGCCTGTACCGTCACGGTCGGGGACGATGCGGGATTCGCGCAGTCGTTCGACATCGGACACCGCTTCGCTAACCGCCTCGACGTGTATATTCACCCCGCGACGGCCGAAAACGGGAACGGTACGGCAGCTGTCGCCGGAGCATTGTATGACGCTGAAACTTCTTCCCTGACGCATGACCGGGTCGTCCTGTGCCATGAAAAGGGATGCACGCTGACTGCCGTCCCCGATGCCGGGTATCGTTTTGAAGGATGGTATGCCTCTTCGGATTACCGAACGCTGCTTTCGACATCGGCCTCGTATGCCTATGTTCCGACCTCGCCCGAAGCCGCGATCTTTCCGAAATTCAGAACCGATGTCCAGCCTCTCGAAGCCGAATTGACACCGCCGTCGGCTCTCGTGGTGGGAGTAAGCGCCCAATGTAACCTGACACTCTCCGGAACGGACAGTCCCGATCCCATGACGGCATTTCTTACCTGCTCCGATCCGCAGATTATGTTCACCTTTCCGAACGGAGAGCGGATAACAAGCGGATCGGCCGTATCGCTTCTTTCTGGGACGCACGGCATCTCTTTTACGCCTCGTGCTGCGGGCAGCCTGACGGTTACGCTGCGTGTAACGGACGGCTTCGGACAAAGCGTCGAGCGGTCGTTTACGCAGGAGGTGCGCTATCCGAAGTCTACGGCATTGCTGCGGACACAAGCCTCGGCATATCCATATTCGAATTCCCCGATGACGCTGACGGTCTCGTCCAAGGAGTATGAAGGAGATTATACCGTCAGTTGCACGGTTACCGGAGAGGAGTGTCAGGTGGTGTACAACGACAGCGTATTGCAGCCGGACGAATGTATCACTCTCCGGGCCGGAACGCATACATTTACCGCGACTTCCTACAGTTCCGGAAGATCGACATTTGTATTCACCGTCACCGACAGTTACGGGCAAAGTACGACGGCCCGAGGTTCGATCACATGGAAGTAA
- a CDS encoding glycoside hydrolase family 2 TIM barrel-domain containing protein codes for MKKAIFFILLFAAAANLSAQTFTEWHDAAVNEINRLPMRASYFAYESAEAARKGDPRVSERFLDLDGTWKFSWVRNADQRPADFFRTDYDDRSWSTMPVPGLWELNGYGDPQYLNIGYAWREQFENNPPYVPIKENHVGSYRREIEIPASWSDKQVIARFGSVTSNIYLWVNGRFVGYSEDSKLECEFDITRFVKPGKNLFAFQVFRWCDGTYLEDQDFFRLSGMGRDCFLYARDKRHIADVRLDAALSENYTRGRLAVELALPAATRGCTAEVTLTDPDGKAVASETAKLFGTIARLVLDAGRVQPWSAEIPALYGVTVTLKDPAGKTIEIIPLHTGFREVKIEGGQLLVNGQPVLIKGANRHEMDPDGGYVVSEERMIEDIRILKENNFNAVRTCHYPDDARWYALCDRYGLYLVAEANLESHGMGYDEKTLAKNPAYAQAHLERNIRNVRRNINHPSVIVWSLGNEAGDGPNFDACYDWIKAYDPSRPVHYERAVYNNGGRNTDIVCPMYWDYDQCEKYLRNNPRKPLIQCEYAHAMGNSLGGFGEYWALIRQYPHYQGGFIWDFVDQSLRKTGKNGAMIYGYGGDWNPYDASDWNFCDNGLISPDRVPNPHMHEARYWQQPVWTTLGEDLRTLTVFNENFFRPLDNCYLRWTVLRDGDPVRSGIVANLRVAPQQTAAVVLPLDPETLPADGELLLNVEYRLCDAEPLLAPDHRMAYQQFTLRAAAPEPLAVAERMADRHNPIGTLTVRDDDRNYLIVESPAARIDFRRADGLITRYEADGMRLLDAGAVVEPNFWRAPTDNDFGAKLNEKNRAWADPGLTLVSLDHTLSDGVAVVTARYDLQRVTGRLEIEYRIDNAGEVLIRQTLHAAADKGEPDLLRFGMRMRLPARYDRIDYYGRGPWENYADRKDGALVGRYRQTVDEQFYPYIRPQETGTKSDVRRWRQHDIAGRGVEITASEPFSASALHYAQEALDEGLTKQQGHSQEIEPDDAVWLCIDKAQYGLGCIDSWGALPLREYRLPYGNYEFEFKIRPL; via the coding sequence ATGAAAAAAGCTATCTTTTTTATTCTACTTTTTGCAGCTGCCGCAAATCTTTCAGCCCAGACTTTTACGGAATGGCACGACGCCGCGGTCAACGAAATCAACCGCCTGCCGATGCGGGCTTCGTATTTCGCCTACGAATCCGCAGAAGCCGCCCGGAAGGGCGACCCGCGCGTCTCGGAACGCTTCCTCGACCTCGACGGGACGTGGAAATTCTCGTGGGTCCGCAACGCCGACCAGCGTCCCGCGGATTTCTTCCGCACGGACTACGACGACCGCTCGTGGAGCACGATGCCCGTTCCGGGACTGTGGGAACTGAACGGCTACGGCGATCCGCAATATCTCAACATCGGCTACGCATGGCGCGAACAATTCGAGAACAATCCGCCTTACGTGCCGATAAAAGAAAACCATGTCGGCTCGTACCGCCGCGAAATCGAGATCCCGGCCTCGTGGTCGGACAAGCAGGTCATCGCCCGGTTCGGGTCCGTCACCTCGAACATCTACCTGTGGGTCAACGGACGGTTCGTCGGTTACAGCGAGGATTCGAAGCTCGAATGCGAGTTCGACATCACGCGCTTCGTGAAGCCCGGCAAGAATCTCTTCGCCTTCCAGGTCTTCCGCTGGTGCGACGGCACCTATCTCGAAGATCAGGACTTCTTCCGCCTCTCGGGCATGGGCCGCGACTGCTTCCTCTATGCCCGCGACAAACGCCATATCGCCGACGTGCGGCTCGACGCGGCCCTCTCGGAGAACTACACCCGCGGCCGGCTCGCCGTGGAGCTGGCTCTCCCCGCAGCGACCCGGGGCTGCACGGCGGAGGTGACGCTCACGGACCCCGACGGCAAGGCCGTGGCCTCTGAAACGGCGAAACTCTTCGGTACGATAGCCCGTCTCGTGCTCGACGCCGGGCGGGTGCAGCCGTGGTCGGCGGAGATTCCCGCGCTCTACGGCGTCACGGTGACCCTGAAAGACCCGGCCGGAAAAACGATCGAAATCATCCCCCTGCACACGGGCTTCCGCGAGGTGAAGATCGAGGGCGGACAGCTGCTGGTGAACGGGCAGCCGGTACTGATCAAAGGTGCGAACCGCCACGAAATGGACCCCGACGGCGGGTATGTGGTCTCGGAAGAGCGGATGATCGAGGACATCCGCATCCTCAAGGAGAACAATTTCAACGCCGTGCGCACGTGCCACTACCCGGACGACGCCCGCTGGTACGCGCTCTGCGACCGCTACGGACTCTATCTGGTGGCCGAGGCCAACCTCGAATCGCACGGCATGGGCTACGACGAAAAGACGCTGGCCAAGAATCCCGCCTACGCCCAGGCGCATCTGGAACGCAACATCCGCAACGTGCGGCGCAATATCAACCACCCGTCGGTCATCGTCTGGTCGCTGGGCAACGAGGCGGGCGACGGCCCCAATTTCGACGCCTGCTACGACTGGATCAAGGCTTACGACCCCTCGCGGCCGGTCCATTACGAACGTGCGGTCTACAACAACGGCGGCCGCAACACCGACATCGTATGCCCGATGTACTGGGACTACGACCAGTGCGAAAAATACCTCCGGAACAATCCCCGGAAGCCGCTGATCCAGTGCGAATATGCGCATGCGATGGGCAATTCGCTGGGCGGATTCGGCGAATACTGGGCGTTGATCCGCCAATATCCGCACTATCAGGGCGGATTCATCTGGGACTTCGTGGACCAGTCGCTGCGCAAAACAGGAAAGAACGGCGCCATGATTTACGGCTACGGCGGCGACTGGAACCCCTACGACGCCTCGGACTGGAATTTCTGCGACAACGGCCTGATCTCTCCCGACCGCGTCCCGAATCCCCACATGCACGAGGCCCGCTACTGGCAGCAGCCCGTCTGGACGACACTCGGCGAAGACCTGCGGACGCTGACGGTTTTCAATGAGAATTTCTTCCGACCGCTCGACAACTGCTACCTGCGCTGGACGGTGCTCCGCGACGGGGACCCCGTGCGCAGCGGCATCGTCGCCAACCTGCGCGTCGCCCCACAGCAAACCGCCGCCGTCGTGCTGCCGCTCGACCCCGAAACGCTGCCCGCCGACGGAGAACTGCTGCTCAACGTGGAATACCGCCTCTGCGACGCCGAACCGCTGCTCGCACCCGATCACCGTATGGCCTACCAGCAGTTCACGCTGCGTGCGGCGGCACCCGAGCCGCTCGCTGTCGCCGAACGCATGGCCGACCGCCACAATCCGATCGGCACGCTCACGGTCCGCGACGACGACCGCAACTACCTGATCGTCGAAAGCCCCGCCGCACGCATCGACTTCCGCCGCGCCGACGGGCTCATCACCCGCTACGAAGCGGACGGCATGCGCCTGCTCGACGCAGGGGCCGTCGTGGAGCCAAACTTCTGGCGCGCGCCGACGGACAACGACTTCGGGGCGAAGCTCAACGAGAAGAACCGTGCATGGGCCGATCCGGGGCTGACGCTGGTGTCGCTCGACCACACGCTGTCGGACGGCGTGGCCGTCGTCACGGCCCGCTATGACCTCCAACGGGTGACCGGACGGTTGGAGATCGAATACCGCATCGACAACGCCGGAGAGGTGCTTATCCGCCAGACGCTGCACGCCGCCGCGGACAAGGGCGAGCCCGATCTTCTGCGCTTCGGCATGCGGATGCGCCTGCCCGCCCGGTACGACCGCATCGACTACTACGGCCGCGGGCCGTGGGAGAACTACGCCGACCGCAAGGACGGCGCCCTCGTGGGCCGTTACCGGCAGACCGTGGACGAGCAGTTCTACCCCTACATCCGTCCGCAGGAGACCGGAACCAAGAGCGACGTGCGCCGCTGGCGGCAGCACGACATCGCAGGCCGCGGCGTGGAGATCACGGCCTCGGAGCCCTTCTCGGCCTCGGCCCTGCACTATGCACAAGAGGCGCTGGACGAAGGGCTGACCAAACAGCAGGGACATTCGCAGGAGATCGAACCCGACGACGCCGTATGGCTCTGCATCGACAAGGCGCAGTACGGTCTGGGGTGCATCGACTCGTGGGGCGCCCTGCCGCTCCGCGAATACCGCCTGCCCTACGGAAATTACGAATTCGAATTCAAAATAAGACCGCTATAA
- a CDS encoding RteC domain-containing protein, with product MKTLIDTRIYALLSHNESNLLELTQAYKEFIEIMTEMIANCNDRDEILRILHYGRIEFDVLSHPMFNQYADNVLRTTFIYKVMYILDCEINIVSNSMKYASEHDYSPPLSCQDGELLWIGTQQELLELAVAIHKSGVIMLGDRKARFIEIVRALANIFHITINDVYVKKTKMLDRCTAITPFLDKLKKAYEQVVEKHLR from the coding sequence ATGAAAACGCTTATCGATACCCGTATATATGCGTTGCTATCTCATAATGAATCGAATCTATTAGAACTAACCCAGGCTTATAAAGAATTTATCGAGATAATGACTGAAATGATCGCTAATTGCAACGACCGGGATGAAATATTAAGAATACTGCATTACGGCCGGATTGAATTTGACGTATTATCTCATCCTATGTTCAATCAGTATGCAGATAATGTTTTAAGGACAACCTTTATATATAAAGTTATGTATATTCTCGACTGCGAAATTAATATTGTCAGCAATAGTATGAAATATGCCTCAGAACATGACTATTCGCCTCCGTTATCATGCCAGGATGGTGAATTGCTATGGATTGGAACGCAGCAGGAATTGCTGGAGCTTGCTGTTGCCATTCATAAAAGCGGGGTTATCATGCTCGGTGACCGAAAGGCTCGCTTTATCGAAATTGTTCGTGCGTTGGCCAATATATTCCATATAACGATCAACGATGTTTATGTCAAGAAAACCAAAATGCTGGACCGCTGTACGGCAATAACTCCTTTTTTGGATAAATTGAAAAAAGCCTATGAACAGGTCGTTGAAAAACATCTGCGGTAG
- a CDS encoding FimB/Mfa2 family fimbrial subunit, which yields MSSLSIFVFDNADNFVIRRDLTSSELVAKSATFSLPKSAAGTECSFYAVANYDASSAKTRAALTALVENSAAAYNGTFAEVSTAAKRSGGFVMSGSVTKTVGAENTTTNIGITLKRTVAKVALQTTIDPFFSQKYGGSLTVNSVKLSKAASQSLVVAGTPMPGTMTFSHTQTPAAASGKYNALFYCFENGALTAGNRVLLEINATYDLDGNASTTDDRSEVTYSVELTGKAAGEILRNGYYRVSANITGLVGQDCVVSVTVADWETPVTQNVELGA from the coding sequence TTGTCGTCACTGTCGATTTTCGTCTTCGATAATGCCGACAACTTCGTTATTCGCCGGGATTTAACATCCAGCGAGCTGGTCGCGAAATCCGCGACCTTCTCGCTGCCCAAATCCGCGGCCGGCACCGAGTGCTCGTTCTACGCCGTGGCGAACTACGACGCCTCGTCGGCCAAGACCCGGGCGGCCCTTACGGCTCTCGTGGAGAACTCCGCCGCTGCCTACAACGGAACTTTCGCCGAGGTATCCACCGCAGCCAAACGTTCTGGCGGCTTCGTGATGTCGGGCTCCGTGACCAAGACCGTCGGCGCCGAGAATACCACTACGAACATCGGCATTACGCTCAAACGCACCGTCGCCAAGGTGGCTTTACAGACGACCATCGACCCTTTTTTCTCCCAGAAATACGGCGGTTCGCTTACCGTCAATTCCGTAAAACTCTCCAAAGCCGCCTCGCAGTCGCTCGTCGTGGCCGGGACTCCGATGCCCGGAACGATGACTTTCAGCCACACGCAGACGCCCGCCGCCGCTTCGGGAAAATACAATGCGCTGTTCTATTGTTTCGAGAACGGTGCATTGACTGCCGGCAACCGCGTCCTGCTGGAAATCAATGCCACGTACGATCTGGACGGCAATGCCTCGACCACGGACGACCGCTCGGAGGTGACCTATTCGGTGGAACTGACGGGCAAAGCCGCAGGTGAGATCCTGCGCAACGGCTACTACCGTGTCTCAGCCAATATCACAGGTCTCGTGGGTCAGGATTGCGTCGTATCGGTGACCGTCGCCGACTGGGAGACGCCTGTCACGCAGAATGTCGAATTGGGGGCATAG